The following proteins are co-located in the Desulfatitalea tepidiphila genome:
- a CDS encoding archaeosortase/exosortase family protein, which produces MGTFKTISIKTGLLLLLWAAVFFPLYPGLFETWLNDSNNSHGILVPFIAAFFIWQKRDEVKDLSPQMDLRGALLFIASLVVYILSFAGAIAVAARSMIVFSLIGLVLYNYGPVIFKKLAFPLFFFYS; this is translated from the coding sequence GTGGGAACCTTCAAAACGATAAGCATCAAAACCGGGCTGCTGCTTTTGCTGTGGGCCGCCGTATTTTTCCCGCTATACCCCGGCCTTTTCGAGACATGGCTGAATGATTCCAACAACTCCCACGGGATATTGGTGCCGTTCATCGCCGCCTTCTTCATTTGGCAGAAGCGGGACGAAGTCAAGGACCTCTCGCCCCAAATGGATTTGCGGGGGGCGTTGCTGTTCATTGCCAGCCTGGTTGTATACATCCTCAGTTTTGCGGGTGCCATTGCGGTTGCTGCGCGCAGCATGATCGTGTTCTCACTGATCGGCTTGGTGCTTTACAACTATGGCCCGGTCATTTTCAAGAAACTAGCATTTCCCCTTTTTTTCTTCTATTCATGA
- a CDS encoding glycosyltransferase family 2 protein, with product MKFIFWFSLFVVFYAYFGYVIFLMLIDAWQRLFKTDRNARTSDDTHGPRASHELPRVSFIVTAYNEEQRITRKMENSLSLDYPAEKLEIIVASDCSSDGTDGIVSSYADRGVKLVRAPKRKGKEHAQMHAVRAAVGDILVFSDVATVLQPDALQRIVSNFQDPAIGCVSSEDRFIDQDGRVSGEGLYVRYEMFLRALESRVNTLVGMSGSFFAARSEVCRDWAPDLQSDFNTLLNTVKHGMKGISDPDSIGYYENIADERKEFQRKVRTVLRGITVLLRNRQLMNPFRHGLFAWQLVSHKLCRWAVPLFLALALVSNAVLLDAGAIYVALLVLQLSLYIAALWFRFQNQSRNSSTKAKPPERATAAIYLRSVLDQIARIAYYFSSVNMAIAWAWFKYFKGERATLWEPSKR from the coding sequence ATGAAATTCATCTTTTGGTTCAGCTTGTTCGTTGTATTCTATGCTTATTTTGGCTATGTGATTTTCCTTATGTTAATCGATGCCTGGCAGCGCCTGTTCAAAACTGACAGGAACGCGCGGACTTCCGATGACACGCATGGCCCGCGAGCCTCCCATGAATTGCCCCGCGTATCCTTTATCGTCACTGCATACAACGAGGAACAACGCATCACCCGGAAAATGGAAAATTCGCTGTCATTGGACTATCCTGCGGAGAAGCTGGAAATAATCGTAGCCTCGGACTGTTCTAGTGATGGAACCGACGGGATCGTCAGCAGCTACGCAGACCGAGGCGTCAAGCTTGTAAGGGCGCCCAAACGCAAAGGCAAAGAGCACGCCCAGATGCATGCTGTCCGGGCCGCCGTCGGCGATATCCTTGTTTTTTCGGATGTGGCCACCGTGCTGCAGCCCGATGCCTTGCAACGGATCGTCAGCAACTTCCAGGATCCTGCCATCGGATGCGTCAGCAGCGAAGACCGATTTATCGATCAGGATGGCCGTGTCAGCGGCGAGGGCCTCTACGTTCGATATGAAATGTTCCTGCGGGCGCTTGAGTCCAGGGTCAACACCCTCGTCGGAATGAGCGGCTCTTTCTTCGCCGCCCGCAGTGAAGTCTGCCGCGACTGGGCTCCAGACCTGCAAAGCGACTTCAACACGCTCCTGAACACCGTGAAGCACGGCATGAAGGGCATATCCGATCCTGACAGCATCGGCTATTACGAAAACATCGCCGACGAGCGTAAAGAGTTTCAGCGCAAAGTCAGGACCGTTTTGCGTGGAATCACAGTGTTGTTACGCAACCGCCAACTGATGAACCCTTTCCGGCACGGGCTGTTTGCGTGGCAGTTGGTCAGCCACAAACTCTGCCGCTGGGCAGTGCCCCTGTTCCTTGCCCTGGCCCTGGTGAGCAATGCCGTGCTGCTTGATGCCGGCGCGATTTATGTCGCGCTCCTTGTGCTGCAACTCAGTTTGTATATCGCCGCACTATGGTTCAGGTTCCAAAATCAATCCCGAAACTCTTCAACAAAAGCAAAACCCCCTGAACGAGCTACTGCGGCAATCTATCTGCGATCTGTGTTGGATCAGATTGCCCGCATCGCCTATTATTTTTCATCTGTCAATATGGCCATCGCCTGGGCGTGGTTCAAATACTTCAAAGGTGAAAGGGCCACCTTGTGGGAACCTTCAAAACGATAA
- a CDS encoding DegT/DnrJ/EryC1/StrS family aminotransferase: MSTSVYSRLQRYPPAESKIPLTVFFQSTKCNSADAEQALCQAMGTTYCLLGPSGRALLCRLLVGLSEKDPGQRNEVLMPAYTCYSVAAAVAKAKLKIRLYDLHPQTFAPVTDSVSKNLGRNTLAVITQHLLGVPTDVSTVGQMARETGAWHIEDAAQALGGDLNGKPIGAIGDFGLLSFGRGKPLPLGGGGALISRRFNPAQIVSGIRKGTGWKTILASFITQPAAHPLLYGLAEALPLGLGQTEFNAGFPVGRTPTALMKLIKPMMATLPQLNHHRRTIAAIYQREIPARHLVSLQETCTPVFPRFPVLGRAGRLTARLRQLGVRRLYPHALHQEPEIMAFAVDTSQQCDGAAILGQQLITLPTHHAIGADMARKIARNVSRWIKGD; this comes from the coding sequence ATGAGCACCAGTGTTTACAGCCGCCTGCAGCGGTACCCGCCAGCTGAATCGAAAATTCCGCTCACTGTTTTTTTTCAGAGTACAAAATGCAACAGCGCTGATGCGGAGCAGGCGCTGTGCCAGGCCATGGGCACCACCTACTGCCTGTTGGGTCCAAGCGGAAGGGCATTGCTGTGCCGTTTGCTTGTTGGTCTATCGGAAAAAGACCCGGGTCAACGCAACGAAGTATTGATGCCGGCCTACACCTGTTACTCTGTGGCTGCGGCAGTAGCCAAGGCCAAACTGAAAATCCGGCTCTATGACCTGCACCCGCAGACCTTCGCACCAGTAACTGACTCGGTGTCGAAAAACCTGGGCCGAAACACATTGGCCGTTATCACCCAACACCTACTGGGGGTCCCCACAGATGTGAGCACCGTTGGCCAAATGGCCAGGGAGACAGGGGCCTGGCATATTGAGGACGCCGCCCAGGCCTTGGGTGGAGACTTGAATGGAAAGCCCATCGGTGCCATCGGCGACTTTGGGCTGCTCAGTTTCGGTCGCGGCAAACCTTTGCCCCTTGGCGGCGGCGGCGCATTGATCTCCCGGCGGTTCAACCCGGCGCAGATTGTATCAGGCATACGAAAAGGCACAGGCTGGAAAACCATTCTTGCAAGCTTTATAACACAGCCTGCAGCCCACCCGCTTCTTTATGGCCTTGCCGAAGCGTTGCCCCTGGGACTTGGGCAGACCGAATTTAACGCTGGTTTTCCGGTGGGGCGAACCCCGACCGCCTTGATGAAATTGATCAAACCCATGATGGCCACCTTGCCTCAACTCAATCACCATCGGCGGACCATCGCCGCCATATACCAAAGGGAGATCCCAGCGCGCCACCTGGTGTCTTTGCAGGAAACATGCACGCCGGTATTCCCGCGCTTCCCGGTGCTGGGCCGAGCGGGGCGCCTAACCGCAAGACTCCGGCAACTGGGTGTACGCCGCCTTTATCCCCATGCACTTCACCAGGAGCCAGAAATAATGGCCTTTGCCGTTGATACCTCCCAGCAGTGTGATGGCGCGGCAATACTGGGGCAGCAGCTTATCACCCTGCCTACCCATCACGCCATCGGTGCAGACATGGCCAGGAAGATTGCTCGAAATGTTTCCCGCTGGATAAAAGGGGATTAG
- a CDS encoding GNAT family N-acetyltransferase gives MQDDAKWDQYVAGHPMSHAYLTSHWQKIITSAYGYTSYALAAVSNDPHPAPGQVESNLKGLLPLVHLRSPLFGNRLVSMPYFDHGGILSDTEETERQLIQAAVRLGQTLRVKRIELRQLYKLNTLENGVASATNHPVSWGKFINAPADGQMPPEASWTLKCHKARMVLHLPRSAEELMKSFKSKLRSQINRATKAGLRASVGGVELFGDFYHVFSNNMRDLGSPVHNKALPRSVMDYLPNQAWIVVVYKADTPVAASLMAGFKDVMINPWASALREFSKDSPNMLLYWHMLEFAADKGYRFFDFGRSTPGEGTYRFKTQWGAQPQPMYWYTIWLDEGKMHQSGPLEQENGKRREMVASLWSRLPVAISRIVGPMIRKHIDL, from the coding sequence ATGCAAGACGATGCCAAATGGGACCAATACGTGGCTGGGCACCCTATGTCTCATGCCTACCTGACTTCCCATTGGCAGAAAATAATCACAAGCGCATATGGCTATACATCCTATGCACTGGCAGCGGTGAGTAATGATCCACATCCAGCACCTGGACAGGTTGAATCCAACTTAAAAGGCCTTTTACCGCTGGTGCACCTGAGAAGCCCACTGTTCGGGAACCGCTTGGTATCCATGCCATATTTCGATCACGGCGGCATTCTTTCAGATACTGAGGAGACAGAACGGCAACTCATTCAAGCGGCTGTACGCCTTGGCCAAACGCTTCGCGTCAAAAGGATCGAGCTGCGCCAATTGTACAAACTCAACACGCTGGAGAATGGGGTTGCATCGGCCACGAATCATCCGGTGAGTTGGGGTAAGTTCATTAATGCACCTGCCGACGGGCAAATGCCCCCAGAAGCCAGTTGGACCTTAAAATGCCACAAAGCCCGTATGGTACTGCACCTGCCGCGCAGTGCCGAAGAATTGATGAAATCGTTCAAATCCAAGCTGCGCAGCCAAATCAATCGTGCAACCAAGGCCGGTCTGCGCGCCAGCGTTGGGGGGGTGGAACTCTTTGGCGATTTCTATCATGTTTTCAGCAACAACATGCGCGACTTAGGCTCGCCGGTACACAACAAGGCATTGCCGCGCAGTGTGATGGACTACCTGCCAAACCAGGCATGGATCGTAGTGGTTTACAAGGCCGATACTCCCGTGGCTGCCTCACTCATGGCAGGATTCAAAGATGTCATGATCAACCCATGGGCCTCGGCCCTGCGCGAGTTTAGCAAAGACAGCCCCAACATGCTGCTCTACTGGCACATGCTGGAATTTGCCGCCGACAAGGGGTATCGCTTCTTCGATTTCGGCCGTTCCACACCGGGCGAAGGTACCTACCGGTTCAAAACCCAGTGGGGCGCACAACCGCAACCAATGTATTGGTATACGATTTGGCTCGATGAGGGCAAAATGCACCAATCCGGCCCTCTTGAACAAGAAAATGGCAAGCGTCGCGAAATGGTTGCATCCCTCTGGTCCCGACTGCCCGTTGCGATTTCCCGCATCGTTGGCCCCATGATCCGCAAGCACATCGACCTTTGA
- a CDS encoding class I adenylate-forming enzyme family protein, with protein sequence MLIHNFLENSAANHPDKVAVIHDDQRTTYAQVNIQATNLATHLQANGITKGHRVALLLENCTDYITAYYATLKSGAAAAPLNPGLKPDGLQYLLNDLEPSAIITNFKAERLLKAVNLDHLNLKTLIISNPKQKWAGTPYKVQTLEETTIVEGPVSVCQCVSVANISPDDLSSIIYTSGSTGKPKGVMLSHKNIVSNTNSICSYLSITPSDIQMVVLPFFYVMGKSLLNTHIAAGATIVINNRFMYPADVVNQMIQEQVTSFSGVPSTYAYLLNRSPLASRKSELYALRYCSQAGGHMAKSIKLALRQALPPHTQIVIMYGATEAAARLTYLPPEYFETKIESIGKPIPNVTVRVINEQNQEVPDGKEGVLVADGPNIMMGYWKGPRDTARVLNKHGYYTGDTGYRDNEGFLYVTGRKDGLVKVSGHRVNPVEIEDFLISTDLLIETAVLGLPDDLMGNKLVALIVPKDEGCSVKTLMENCAGSLPNHKRPTTIISLRALPKNANGKIDRQGCIQLASTQ encoded by the coding sequence ATGCTAATCCACAATTTCCTGGAAAATTCAGCAGCAAATCACCCCGACAAAGTCGCCGTAATCCACGACGACCAAAGGACCACTTACGCCCAGGTCAACATCCAGGCCACAAACCTTGCAACCCACTTACAAGCCAACGGCATCACCAAAGGCCACCGGGTAGCCCTGCTCCTAGAAAACTGCACCGACTACATCACAGCCTACTACGCCACCCTAAAATCCGGCGCAGCCGCCGCACCGCTCAACCCAGGCCTGAAACCCGACGGCCTCCAATACCTGCTCAACGACCTCGAACCCTCGGCAATCATCACCAACTTCAAAGCCGAGCGACTCCTCAAAGCCGTCAACCTCGACCACCTGAACCTGAAAACACTGATCATCAGCAATCCAAAACAAAAATGGGCCGGCACCCCCTACAAAGTCCAAACCCTCGAAGAAACCACAATAGTCGAAGGCCCTGTCAGTGTGTGTCAGTGTGTGTCTGTGGCTAATATTTCTCCAGATGACCTATCCTCAATAATCTACACCTCAGGCTCAACAGGTAAACCAAAAGGCGTTATGCTCAGCCACAAAAACATCGTATCCAATACCAACTCCATCTGCAGCTATTTGAGCATCACTCCATCCGACATCCAAATGGTCGTCCTCCCATTCTTCTACGTAATGGGCAAATCGCTCCTCAACACCCATATCGCCGCCGGCGCAACCATCGTCATAAACAACCGTTTCATGTACCCGGCCGACGTCGTCAACCAAATGATACAAGAGCAGGTCACCAGCTTCTCCGGCGTACCTTCAACCTACGCCTACCTGCTCAACCGATCACCCCTGGCCAGCCGCAAATCCGAACTTTACGCACTTCGTTACTGCAGTCAAGCCGGCGGCCATATGGCCAAATCGATCAAGCTGGCCCTGCGCCAAGCGCTGCCGCCCCACACCCAAATCGTCATCATGTACGGCGCCACCGAAGCTGCCGCGCGCCTCACGTATCTGCCGCCGGAATATTTTGAAACCAAAATAGAATCCATCGGCAAGCCCATCCCAAATGTGACTGTTCGCGTCATAAACGAGCAAAACCAGGAAGTGCCAGATGGCAAAGAAGGCGTTCTCGTAGCAGATGGGCCCAACATCATGATGGGGTATTGGAAAGGCCCGCGAGACACCGCGCGCGTTCTTAATAAACATGGTTATTACACGGGCGATACCGGCTATCGAGATAATGAAGGGTTTCTCTACGTCACAGGGCGAAAGGATGGATTAGTAAAAGTCAGCGGGCATCGCGTAAATCCCGTAGAAATCGAAGATTTTTTAATCTCCACCGATCTTTTAATCGAAACCGCGGTACTTGGCCTGCCAGACGACTTGATGGGAAACAAACTGGTAGCATTGATTGTTCCAAAAGACGAAGGATGCTCAGTCAAAACATTAATGGAAAACTGCGCCGGCAGCCTGCCCAACCACAAAAGGCCAACAACTATTATCTCATTACGAGCACTCCCGAAAAACGCAAACGGTAAAATTGATCGCCAAGGATGCATCCAACTGGCATCAACCCAATAG
- a CDS encoding acyl carrier protein, whose amino-acid sequence MTEIKQKIKSFILENFLFGNDEGLTDDTSFLEEGIIDSTGVLELVTYLEEEFNIKIEDDELIPENLDSINNVTAFLQRKANPELKTAAIG is encoded by the coding sequence ATGACCGAGATCAAACAAAAAATCAAATCCTTCATCCTGGAAAACTTCCTCTTCGGCAACGACGAAGGCCTGACCGACGACACCTCCTTCCTGGAAGAAGGCATCATCGACTCTACCGGTGTCCTCGAACTCGTCACCTACCTCGAAGAGGAATTCAACATCAAAATCGAGGACGACGAACTCATCCCCGAAAACCTCGATTCAATCAACAACGTCACCGCCTTCCTCCAAAGGAAAGCCAACCCCGAACTCAAAACCGCCGCAATAGGCTAA
- a CDS encoding GxxExxY protein, whose product MEINQLTYQINGAIFEVNKVLGPGFLEKVYENALLIELRERNLEAQNQVPIKVTYKRKMVGEYFADIVVENRVILELKSVDHLQKIHEAQILNYLKATPYEIGMLVNFTYPKAQIKRFIL is encoded by the coding sequence ATGGAAATCAATCAACTCACATACCAAATCAACGGAGCCATATTCGAGGTAAACAAAGTCCTTGGGCCAGGCTTTCTGGAGAAAGTATACGAAAATGCGCTCTTGATCGAACTAAGAGAAAGAAACTTGGAAGCGCAAAATCAAGTCCCGATCAAGGTAACCTATAAAAGAAAAATGGTCGGTGAATATTTCGCCGATATAGTGGTGGAAAACAGGGTCATCCTGGAGCTGAAATCTGTCGATCACCTGCAAAAAATACACGAAGCCCAAATCCTGAACTACCTGAAAGCAACACCTTACGAAATAGGCATGTTAGTAAATTTCACCTATCCAAAAGCCCAGATCAAGCGGTTCATCCTGTAG
- the nadE gene encoding NAD(+) synthase translates to MPNKPFSKNLLDLDLEQEAQKITSQIRAILSKQLKRRGLVVALSGGIDSSTCLALAVKAIGPERVFGLLMPERHSSDDTLDLSTAVADTFHVDRAHEDISGILEALGFYNRYDEAVRQAIPQYDHGWKSKIVIPNATETKGFNLFSIVAQSPDGTIVKERLPLKAYLEIVAATNFKQRTRKMLEYYHADRLNYAVTGTPNRLEYDQGFFVKLGDGAADIKPIAHLYKTQVYKLAAHLGVPQAICHRAPTTDTYSMPQGQDEFYFSLPYDKMDLCLYGKNNGYTPDEVAPTVDLTPDQVQRVYDDIDTKRTTTRYLHLPAQLIEPVPEIKN, encoded by the coding sequence ATGCCAAACAAGCCCTTCTCCAAAAACCTCCTGGACCTCGATCTGGAACAAGAAGCCCAAAAAATCACCTCCCAGATCCGCGCCATCCTGAGCAAGCAACTCAAACGCCGCGGCCTGGTCGTCGCCCTCTCCGGCGGCATCGACAGCAGCACCTGTTTAGCCCTTGCAGTCAAAGCCATCGGACCGGAACGCGTCTTTGGCCTCCTGATGCCCGAACGCCACTCCTCGGACGACACCCTCGACCTGAGCACCGCCGTCGCAGATACCTTCCACGTCGACCGAGCCCACGAAGACATCTCCGGCATCCTGGAAGCCCTCGGATTTTACAATCGCTACGACGAAGCCGTGCGCCAGGCCATCCCCCAATACGACCACGGCTGGAAATCCAAAATCGTCATCCCCAACGCCACCGAAACCAAAGGCTTCAACCTTTTTTCCATCGTCGCCCAATCCCCGGACGGCACTATCGTCAAGGAGCGGCTCCCGCTCAAAGCTTATCTTGAAATCGTTGCCGCCACCAATTTCAAACAGCGCACCCGTAAGATGCTCGAATACTATCACGCCGACCGGCTCAACTATGCCGTCACCGGCACCCCAAACCGACTCGAGTACGACCAGGGCTTTTTCGTCAAACTCGGCGACGGTGCAGCCGACATCAAACCCATCGCCCACTTATACAAAACCCAGGTCTACAAATTGGCCGCCCATCTCGGCGTCCCCCAGGCCATCTGCCATCGGGCGCCGACTACAGACACCTACTCCATGCCGCAAGGCCAGGACGAGTTTTACTTCTCGCTGCCCTACGACAAAATGGACCTGTGCCTTTACGGCAAAAACAACGGCTATACACCAGATGAGGTAGCACCCACCGTAGACCTGACACCAGATCAGGTGCAACGCGTCTACGACGACATCGACACCAAACGCACCACCACCCGCTACCTCCATCTGCCGGCCCAGCTCATCGAACCAGTACCAGAGATCAAGAATTAG
- a CDS encoding DUF3473 domain-containing protein, whose amino-acid sequence MHLTKQTDILLTIDVEDWFQVENLRPWFPPHTWEHQTCRVENNTMRLLDLFDSFNPAPKATFFLLGWIARRFPSMVREIQSRGHEVASHGEGHLLNAHLDEATLRQDLEISKKRLEDITGTSIHGYRAPNFSINDQILTLIKQAGYTYDSSYNSFDKHGRYGKISTNGSPRKGIAIKLEEKFTELPISNLSILNQTIPWGGGGYFRLYPPALFTKGVRRILSRQNAYLFYMHPWEIDPQQPRVGTGRMEQDRRVDIVKQILQRWRHYLNLDKTQQRLKNLLTQFETSNFITCTQYLKNLMDS is encoded by the coding sequence ATGCATTTAACCAAACAAACCGACATCCTGCTAACCATCGACGTCGAAGACTGGTTCCAAGTGGAAAACCTCCGCCCCTGGTTCCCACCCCACACATGGGAACACCAGACCTGCCGCGTGGAAAACAACACCATGCGCCTGCTCGACCTGTTCGACAGCTTCAATCCAGCCCCCAAGGCCACCTTCTTCTTGCTCGGCTGGATCGCCAGAAGGTTCCCATCCATGGTCCGTGAAATCCAGTCCCGGGGCCACGAAGTCGCCTCTCACGGAGAGGGCCACCTGTTAAATGCCCACCTGGACGAAGCCACCCTTCGCCAGGATCTTGAAATCAGCAAGAAACGCCTCGAAGACATTACAGGCACAAGCATCCACGGCTATCGTGCCCCCAATTTCTCTATAAACGATCAAATCTTAACCCTGATCAAACAAGCCGGGTACACCTACGACTCCAGCTACAACTCCTTTGACAAACACGGCCGATACGGCAAAATCAGTACCAACGGATCCCCAAGAAAAGGCATTGCCATCAAGCTCGAAGAAAAATTCACGGAGCTGCCAATCAGCAACTTAAGTATACTGAACCAAACCATCCCCTGGGGCGGCGGCGGCTATTTCCGTCTCTATCCCCCGGCACTCTTTACCAAAGGCGTCCGCAGAATCCTATCCAGGCAAAACGCCTATCTCTTTTACATGCACCCCTGGGAGATCGATCCCCAACAACCCAGGGTAGGAACCGGCAGAATGGAGCAAGATCGCAGGGTGGATATAGTCAAGCAAATCCTCCAGCGCTGGCGCCACTACCTGAACTTAGACAAAACCCAGCAGCGCCTGAAAAATCTCCTGACCCAATTTGAAACATCCAACTTCATAACCTGCACCCAGTACCTGAAAAACTTGATGGATTCGTGA
- a CDS encoding outer membrane beta-barrel protein, with product MNPKRLTHLILLTLIAIMSLTTSTEAAQFLFRPELIVSGEYNDNIYLTPDNEQDDFITTAGLGLTGQIVGRTAGLELNYTPTYSTFADNSDLDYWRHSARLLVYKQLGRNTRFEFVNDYLETEDPLDEAPDYTPDDPTQGAPIEADPNRRGRSRYRTYSADASLRHQFGTRDNIETAVRFNYREDIDTPIGETAEDYNEVSPRIGLEYWFTQRWGVEADGFYSNRSYDERNDREEYTGYMRLLHAFTRHVSGYLEYRHTELDFDRDEDPAADIDYKLYEPAIGFRWEFQEDARFTLSVGYLFQDLKGVDDEDDYGWLVNSEIAKRWSFRRSYLELIGGSGYQIADRGVEDLGLNIYYTGRATIGYNFSTRAIGELYGGYRYDEYPDETPEREDQLWDAGATLRYQALQWMNIELTYSYRDSQSDLVTEEYVENRVFLGVVMAPATPFRLN from the coding sequence GTGAATCCAAAGCGGCTGACCCATCTGATCCTTCTGACACTCATCGCCATCATGTCCTTGACGACCAGCACAGAGGCCGCCCAATTCCTGTTCAGGCCGGAACTGATCGTCAGCGGCGAATACAACGATAACATCTACCTGACCCCGGACAACGAACAAGACGATTTCATCACCACCGCGGGTCTCGGCCTGACCGGCCAGATCGTCGGACGCACGGCTGGCCTGGAACTGAACTACACCCCCACCTACAGCACCTTTGCCGACAACTCGGACCTGGACTACTGGCGGCACAGCGCGCGGCTGCTCGTCTACAAACAGCTTGGCCGCAACACACGCTTCGAGTTCGTCAACGACTACCTGGAAACCGAAGATCCCTTGGATGAGGCGCCGGATTACACCCCCGATGACCCGACCCAAGGCGCGCCCATCGAAGCCGATCCCAACCGCCGCGGCCGCAGCCGCTACCGCACCTACAGCGCCGACGCATCCTTACGGCACCAGTTCGGCACACGCGACAACATCGAAACCGCCGTCCGCTTCAACTATCGTGAGGACATCGACACCCCGATCGGCGAAACGGCCGAAGACTACAACGAGGTGAGCCCTCGGATCGGCCTGGAATATTGGTTCACCCAGCGCTGGGGAGTGGAGGCCGACGGATTCTACTCCAACAGAAGCTACGACGAACGCAACGACCGCGAAGAATACACCGGCTACATGAGATTGCTGCATGCCTTCACCCGCCATGTATCCGGCTACCTGGAATACCGGCACACCGAACTGGATTTCGACCGCGACGAAGATCCGGCTGCCGATATCGACTACAAGCTCTATGAACCGGCCATCGGGTTCAGGTGGGAATTCCAGGAGGACGCCCGTTTCACCCTGTCCGTCGGCTACCTGTTCCAGGATTTGAAAGGCGTGGACGATGAAGACGATTACGGCTGGCTGGTCAACTCCGAAATCGCCAAACGCTGGTCGTTCCGCAGAAGCTACCTGGAACTGATCGGCGGCAGCGGCTATCAGATCGCAGACAGGGGCGTCGAGGATCTCGGCCTCAACATTTATTACACCGGCCGCGCAACCATCGGCTACAATTTCTCGACTCGTGCCATCGGCGAATTGTACGGCGGCTATCGCTACGACGAATATCCGGACGAGACGCCGGAAAGGGAAGACCAACTCTGGGATGCCGGCGCAACCCTCAGATATCAAGCGCTCCAATGGATGAACATCGAGCTGACCTACAGCTACAGGGACAGCCAATCCGACCTGGTCACCGAAGAATACGTAGAAAACCGTGTTTTCCTGGGCGTCGTAATGGCCCCCGCAACCCCATTCCGCCTGAATTGA
- a CDS encoding polysaccharide biosynthesis/export family protein yields the protein MQHIRPPQSKTAVFAILTLLLTANILYAQDQSLSTDEYRIGKGDILEIVTWKEPDFSREEIVVRLDGKISFPLLNDVQAAGRTTTELKSTIEKALKEYVSAPTVTVTVTNAASQRFYILGEVVNTGEYPLTKNLTVLQAFALAGGFTEWASKKEIILFRQVDGKEKVIRINYKDIVNDKDFSQNVKILADDTIIVP from the coding sequence ATGCAGCACATCAGACCCCCGCAATCCAAAACCGCCGTCTTCGCCATCCTGACCCTGCTTCTGACGGCAAACATCCTCTACGCCCAGGACCAGAGCCTCTCCACCGACGAATACCGCATCGGCAAAGGCGATATCCTTGAAATTGTCACCTGGAAAGAACCCGACTTTTCCAGGGAAGAAATCGTGGTGCGCCTGGACGGAAAAATATCCTTCCCCTTGCTCAACGACGTGCAAGCGGCCGGCAGAACCACCACCGAGCTGAAAAGCACCATCGAGAAGGCATTAAAAGAGTACGTCTCGGCACCAACCGTCACGGTCACCGTCACCAACGCCGCCAGCCAGCGCTTTTACATCCTGGGCGAAGTCGTGAACACCGGCGAGTACCCCCTGACCAAAAACCTTACCGTCCTGCAGGCCTTTGCCCTGGCCGGCGGGTTCACCGAATGGGCCTCCAAAAAAGAGATCATCCTCTTCCGCCAGGTGGACGGCAAAGAAAAGGTGATCCGCATCAACTACAAAGATATTGTCAACGACAAAGATTTCAGTCAGAACGTAAAAATCCTGGCCGACGACACCATCATCGTTCCATAA